A genomic segment from Methanolobus zinderi encodes:
- a CDS encoding polyprenyl synthetase family protein — MTEIENLEEYQLIKASMDELVASMNDSSNMKKMMLHICSSGGKSIRPIILMLCTELCGGDSRKSINAALAIELIHSASLIHDDVLDDGVIRRGVESAHKKYGVPAAILCGDFLISKAISLISSYGTDSVLEFGRAGMYMAEGETIDISSADGEFRKQNYYDCISKKTASLFAASAAIGAYVAGADRELALKLRDFGECVGNAYQIVDDLLEYLNRLEDKQSTYESVTLPLILRRNMDHDETIDATVNEVNSHVNRAKSILDEFSPSVAKDKLLMVTDLITLDMLPSNILARNQSNS, encoded by the coding sequence ATGACCGAAATAGAGAATCTTGAGGAATATCAGCTAATCAAGGCTTCAATGGACGAACTGGTCGCTTCGATGAACGACAGTTCCAATATGAAAAAAATGATGCTGCACATCTGCAGTTCGGGCGGCAAGAGCATCAGGCCCATAATACTGATGCTGTGCACCGAGCTATGTGGCGGAGATTCCAGGAAAAGTATCAATGCAGCCCTTGCTATCGAGCTTATACATTCCGCATCCCTGATACACGATGATGTACTGGATGACGGAGTCATACGCAGGGGAGTCGAGTCGGCCCACAAGAAATACGGAGTTCCGGCAGCCATACTCTGCGGCGATTTTTTGATATCAAAGGCCATATCCCTGATCTCATCATACGGAACCGATTCCGTACTTGAGTTCGGAAGGGCGGGGATGTACATGGCTGAAGGAGAAACAATTGACATCTCAAGTGCTGATGGTGAGTTCAGGAAGCAGAACTATTACGATTGTATCTCCAAGAAGACCGCATCCCTGTTTGCTGCAAGCGCAGCCATAGGAGCATATGTTGCAGGTGCTGACAGGGAACTTGCCCTCAAGTTAAGGGATTTCGGAGAATGTGTGGGTAATGCATACCAGATAGTCGATGACCTGCTTGAATACCTTAACAGGCTGGAAGACAAACAGTCAACATACGAATCAGTTACCTTACCGCTTATATTGCGCCGAAACATGGATCATGATGAGACCATAGATGCGACCGTTAACGAGGTCAATTCCCACGTGAACAGGGCAAAGAGCATTCTTGATGAGTTCAGCCCTTCGGTTGCAAAGGATAAGCTGCTGATGGTGACAGACCTGATCACCCTTGATATGCTGCCATCAAATATCCTAGCCAGAAATCAATCTAATTCTTAA
- a CDS encoding radical SAM/SPASM domain-containing protein: MKVYDRSVLKVNADTVDGKVVLDTEGPLSPVAKPIIKRINKIFQEEKPISSDEENIIFSTWVPPMPSEAFNRMISAQVASILKRRIPDQFSIGITGKCPYDCIHCGAAGIVSDPELSFDEINLTIEQALDLGSYYISFDGGETMLRKDLPEMVARVDKSRAIATCFTSGFALDEDRARKLKEAGLFALHMSLDSPDEKEHDRVRGREGAFKNAIEGARNAIGAGILADLFVVMSPYNIDDLEEFYQFAWDMGMQEMSIYEIVAVGRWMEHEDEVITDKDVRRLADFQKRINKKPDGPRVTALPYFMGPEQFGCFAGKRWMHATAGGDVLPCAYTPLSFGNIREEKLSTIWERMGRHAAYSCSSDYCLMRNPEFRKKYIHTIPEEARLPVRIEDLITK; this comes from the coding sequence ATGAAAGTTTACGATCGATCAGTATTAAAAGTAAATGCAGATACAGTGGATGGCAAAGTGGTACTCGATACCGAAGGACCGCTGTCCCCTGTCGCAAAGCCCATTATAAAGCGCATAAACAAGATATTCCAGGAAGAAAAACCAATCTCTTCCGACGAGGAAAACATCATATTCTCAACATGGGTACCTCCCATGCCAAGCGAGGCATTCAACCGCATGATCAGTGCACAGGTTGCATCCATACTCAAAAGAAGGATACCTGACCAGTTCTCCATTGGTATCACCGGAAAATGTCCTTATGATTGCATTCATTGCGGAGCAGCAGGTATCGTTTCAGACCCCGAACTGAGCTTTGATGAGATAAATCTTACAATAGAGCAGGCCCTGGATCTTGGCAGTTACTATATCTCATTTGACGGCGGAGAGACGATGCTGCGTAAGGACCTTCCCGAGATGGTTGCCAGGGTAGATAAAAGCAGGGCCATTGCTACCTGTTTTACATCCGGTTTTGCTCTGGACGAGGATCGTGCCAGGAAACTCAAAGAAGCAGGACTTTTTGCATTGCACATGAGTCTTGACAGTCCTGATGAAAAGGAACATGACAGAGTAAGGGGCCGTGAAGGAGCCTTCAAAAACGCCATTGAAGGAGCCAGGAATGCAATCGGTGCAGGCATACTCGCAGATCTCTTCGTAGTAATGTCACCTTATAATATAGATGACCTTGAAGAATTCTACCAGTTCGCATGGGACATGGGTATGCAGGAAATGTCCATATATGAGATCGTTGCCGTGGGTCGCTGGATGGAACATGAAGACGAAGTGATCACTGACAAAGATGTCAGGCGCCTTGCAGATTTCCAGAAAAGGATCAATAAAAAACCTGATGGACCAAGGGTTACAGCCCTGCCTTACTTCATGGGTCCCGAGCAGTTCGGATGCTTTGCAGGTAAACGCTGGATGCACGCAACTGCAGGGGGAGACGTGCTCCCATGTGCATACACACCACTTTCCTTTGGAAACATCCGTGAAGAAAAGCTTTCAACAATATGGGAGCGTATGGGCAGACATGCAGCCTACAGTTGCTCTTCGGATTATTGTCTGATGCGCAACCCGGAATTCAGGAAAAAATACATCCATACTATCCCGGAAGAAGCACGACTTCCTGTCAGAATTGAAGACCTTATTACAAAATGA
- the ahaH gene encoding ATP synthase archaeal subunit H, translating to MAKDKILSEIKDAEGNARNMVEAGVKSKHDRITSARAEAREIIKQAEADAQKAAQSAMKSAEESIASEKKQIIEDGEKEAKEIAEKASSRKDQAVDNLITEFERAIHA from the coding sequence ATGGCCAAAGACAAAATCTTATCTGAAATAAAAGATGCAGAAGGCAATGCACGAAATATGGTTGAGGCCGGCGTTAAAAGTAAACACGACCGAATAACCAGTGCACGTGCAGAGGCTAGGGAAATTATCAAACAAGCCGAAGCCGATGCACAAAAAGCAGCACAGAGTGCAATGAAATCTGCAGAAGAGTCGATCGCTTCAGAAAAGAAACAGATCATAGAGGACGGCGAAAAAGAGGCAAAAGAAATTGCTGAAAAGGCGTCATCCAGAAAAGACCAGGCGGTCGATAATCTGATAACAGAGTTTGAGAGGGCAATCCATGCTTAA
- a CDS encoding V-type ATP synthase subunit I — protein sequence MLKPKQMTRAVIVGHKNILEETVDALHKANLFQIEDYIEDDSELKIGKPFGNISEISKKLIKIRSIGSLLGVEDVAAQRQDSSKILTDLDDRLNQLDAEVNAVSEKKTELEAELKETESLKKELIPFTNIDLDLDLYHGYEKLAVFSGYVQENVEPAISGITSSYKLYFDPKNSVIVLFVPKEKSEEVSDALAKALFKELRVPDVSGVPSSIIADLEKKEANIVNKIESTDAEIEELNVKYADFILASNELLSIETEKSEAPLRIATTESTFVIDGWIPTEHYDDLQITVNTATNGRAFVSSQEMTSEDEKKVPIEYDNPKVSSPFEEIMDLYARPRYKEIDPTTLIFISFPLFYGMILGDIGYALILLALAFGIKKFVTSDAIKPLMNILIYCQISTLIFGILYGEFLGFPLASIHTDHGVEAGLIAGFETIDLFASPIGGEMFTFPVHRTHLVMTLIVLTALIGVIHINIGYILGFINENKKHGFSAALFEKGSWIVVELGILLIALGYVGMLPIAAGVLVFLIGFVMLVKGEGIKGPIELPALLSNSLSYTRIIAVGLSSIYIASTVNLIAFEMIWEPGTAIGGMTIFAIVVFLFGHALNTVLSIIAPGLHALRLQYVEFFGKFYEGGGRKYDPFGYIRKYTEEK from the coding sequence ATGCTTAAGCCAAAACAGATGACTCGTGCCGTAATTGTTGGCCACAAGAATATCCTTGAAGAAACGGTCGATGCTCTGCACAAGGCTAATCTGTTCCAGATCGAAGATTATATAGAAGATGACTCTGAACTCAAGATTGGAAAACCCTTTGGAAATATCAGCGAAATATCAAAGAAACTCATCAAAATCAGATCAATTGGCAGTCTTCTCGGAGTAGAGGACGTTGCAGCCCAGAGACAGGATTCAAGCAAAATCCTGACAGATCTGGATGACAGGCTCAACCAGCTGGATGCAGAAGTGAATGCAGTCAGCGAGAAAAAGACCGAACTGGAAGCAGAACTTAAAGAGACCGAATCTCTTAAGAAAGAGCTAATTCCTTTTACCAACATCGACCTGGATCTGGACCTGTATCACGGTTATGAAAAGCTTGCTGTATTTTCAGGATATGTGCAGGAAAACGTTGAACCTGCAATATCGGGAATTACATCTTCTTATAAGCTCTATTTTGATCCGAAGAACAGTGTAATAGTGCTGTTTGTTCCAAAAGAGAAATCTGAAGAGGTTTCTGACGCTCTGGCAAAAGCTCTTTTCAAGGAACTCAGAGTTCCTGATGTCAGTGGCGTGCCATCCAGTATCATCGCGGATCTGGAAAAGAAGGAAGCGAATATCGTTAACAAGATCGAATCCACCGATGCGGAGATCGAAGAACTCAATGTCAAATATGCTGACTTCATCCTTGCAAGCAATGAACTTCTGTCAATCGAAACAGAAAAATCAGAAGCACCACTAAGGATTGCAACCACAGAGAGTACATTCGTAATTGACGGATGGATTCCCACTGAGCATTATGACGATCTTCAAATCACTGTGAACACAGCAACCAACGGACGTGCATTCGTATCCAGTCAGGAAATGACCAGTGAAGACGAGAAGAAAGTTCCTATTGAATACGATAACCCAAAGGTATCCTCTCCATTTGAGGAGATTATGGACCTGTATGCCCGTCCAAGATACAAGGAAATCGATCCTACAACCCTGATATTCATCTCATTCCCGCTCTTTTACGGAATGATCCTTGGAGATATTGGTTACGCATTGATCCTTCTGGCACTTGCCTTCGGAATCAAGAAGTTCGTAACCTCTGATGCGATCAAGCCCCTGATGAACATCCTTATTTACTGTCAGATTTCTACATTGATATTCGGAATTCTGTACGGTGAGTTCCTGGGTTTCCCTTTAGCAAGCATACATACAGATCATGGTGTAGAAGCAGGGCTTATAGCCGGATTTGAGACCATAGATCTTTTCGCATCACCAATTGGCGGGGAAATGTTCACATTCCCTGTACACAGAACCCATCTTGTAATGACCCTGATAGTATTAACCGCTCTCATTGGTGTTATTCACATCAACATCGGTTATATATTGGGTTTCATTAATGAAAACAAAAAACACGGTTTTTCGGCAGCTCTTTTCGAAAAGGGTAGCTGGATCGTGGTGGAACTCGGCATCCTCCTTATAGCATTAGGCTATGTGGGAATGCTTCCGATCGCTGCGGGAGTATTGGTATTCCTCATAGGATTTGTAATGCTGGTCAAGGGAGAGGGTATAAAAGGACCCATCGAGTTACCGGCACTTCTCAGTAACTCTCTTTCATATACACGTATTATCGCTGTCGGATTGTCATCCATCTATATTGCGTCAACTGTGAACCTGATCGCCTTTGAGATGATCTGGGAACCAGGAACCGCAATAGGCGGAATGACCATATTTGCAATTGTAGTGTTCTTATTCGGACACGCCCTTAACACTGTCCTGAGTATTATTGCCCCCGGTTTACACGCACTCAGGTTGCAGTATGTAGAATTCTTCGGAAAATTCTACGAAGGCGGGGGAAGAAAATACGATCCATTCGGATACATAAGAAAATACACGGAGGAAAAATAG
- a CDS encoding V-type ATP synthase subunit K: MAEPVTSTITMMDPAGLQAIGAGLAVGLTGLASGIAEKEIGTAAIGAMAENEGLFGKGLILTVIPETIVIFGLVVALLIS; the protein is encoded by the coding sequence ATGGCAGAACCAGTAACATCAACAATAACCATGATGGACCCAGCAGGATTACAGGCAATCGGAGCAGGACTCGCAGTAGGACTTACAGGTCTTGCATCCGGAATCGCTGAAAAGGAAATCGGTACCGCAGCAATCGGTGCAATGGCTGAGAACGAAGGCCTGTTCGGTAAAGGTTTGATCCTTACTGTAATTCCAGAAACTATCGTTATCTTTGGTCTGGTAGTTGCACTGTTGATCAGCTAA
- a CDS encoding V-type ATP synthase subunit E: MGLETVVKDIKDAAEAEVAQLNREADAEATLILDEAKQNAKKIMGERLAKAEDDITKLRQQEISSANLEVKRTLLNARKEVLEEVYTQAEESIAAFSPEKNKELLKSLIEKNEASGKRIYSNAESEEIVKELSSLEYAGNIKGLGGVIIENEDGTVRLDYTYDGILKSVNEQLLRQTSDILFG, encoded by the coding sequence ATGGGACTTGAAACTGTTGTTAAAGATATCAAGGATGCCGCAGAGGCGGAAGTAGCTCAGTTGAATCGTGAAGCTGATGCTGAGGCAACTCTTATTCTGGACGAAGCCAAGCAGAATGCCAAGAAGATCATGGGTGAGCGTCTTGCAAAGGCAGAAGATGATATCACAAAATTAAGGCAGCAAGAAATATCCAGTGCAAATCTTGAAGTGAAGCGCACACTGCTCAATGCACGCAAGGAAGTACTCGAAGAAGTATATACCCAGGCTGAAGAAAGCATAGCTGCATTTTCCCCTGAAAAGAACAAAGAACTTCTCAAATCACTTATTGAGAAAAACGAAGCATCCGGAAAGAGAATCTATTCCAATGCTGAATCAGAGGAGATTGTAAAGGAGCTAAGTTCGCTTGAATATGCAGGTAACATCAAAGGTCTCGGTGGAGTTATCATTGAGAATGAAGATGGGACAGTAAGACTGGACTATACATACGACGGTATCCTGAAAAGCGTGAACGAGCAGTTGTTGAGGCAGACATCTGATATCTTATTCGGGTGA
- a CDS encoding V-type ATP synthase subunit C, whose amino-acid sequence MQLLQKFKRGSSKPKGHSNYAYTTARVRAMKSKILPKETYPRLMNMGIDEITRFIEESEYKEDVDELARQYEGVDLIEHALNRNLAVTFTKLINISEGEVNYLIAEKLKKYDIWNIKTILRGKYCDASTEDILEAIVAAGSLSYTLFSELAAKSDYEEVISELSNTEYYPILKNYDGTNLSEIENQLDKMYYAGLFEATRGSRSKDRKLFASFTRLGIDIKNLTTLFRLKKAGITDPDMMDLMIEGGLKLKLKDIERLMPLSFEDFISELAKYPYWEDISEVVSPDMQSLIDVESRLKKHRLKSAASFSHVYPLSIVPIMGYMLSKQNEVNNLRIIIRGKAANLNEEVIREQLVI is encoded by the coding sequence ATGCAGCTGTTGCAGAAATTTAAGCGTGGAAGCTCCAAACCAAAGGGTCACTCAAACTACGCATATACTACTGCACGTGTTCGTGCAATGAAGAGTAAGATCCTGCCAAAGGAGACCTATCCCCGACTCATGAACATGGGTATCGACGAGATAACCAGGTTCATTGAAGAGTCTGAGTATAAGGAAGATGTCGATGAGCTGGCAAGGCAGTATGAAGGCGTAGACCTTATTGAGCATGCTCTGAATAGAAATCTCGCCGTGACCTTCACGAAGTTGATCAACATCTCTGAGGGTGAGGTGAACTATCTTATCGCAGAAAAGCTCAAGAAGTACGACATCTGGAATATCAAGACAATTCTTAGAGGCAAATACTGCGACGCTTCCACAGAAGATATACTGGAAGCTATTGTTGCAGCAGGTAGTCTTAGTTACACGTTATTTTCAGAACTTGCAGCAAAGAGCGATTATGAAGAAGTGATCTCAGAACTTAGTAACACAGAATACTATCCAATTCTGAAAAATTACGACGGAACCAATCTCTCTGAAATCGAGAACCAGCTTGATAAGATGTACTATGCAGGACTCTTTGAAGCTACCCGCGGCTCAAGGTCAAAGGACCGTAAGTTATTTGCCTCATTTACAAGACTGGGCATTGACATTAAGAACCTTACAACACTCTTCCGCCTGAAAAAGGCAGGGATCACTGATCCTGACATGATGGATCTGATGATCGAAGGTGGTCTCAAGCTGAAGCTCAAAGATATCGAAAGGCTAATGCCACTTTCATTTGAAGATTTCATCTCAGAACTTGCAAAATATCCATACTGGGAAGATATCTCAGAAGTAGTTAGCCCGGATATGCAGTCTTTGATCGATGTCGAATCACGGCTGAAAAAACACAGACTTAAATCTGCAGCAAGCTTTTCACATGTTTATCCACTCTCAATAGTACCAATCATGGGCTACATGCTAAGCAAACAGAATGAGGTAAACAACCTGCGGATAATAATACGTGGAAAAGCCGCCAACCTCAATGAAGAAGTTATCAGGGAACAGTTGGTGATTTGA
- a CDS encoding V-type ATP synthase subunit F yields MELAVVGQGEFVTGFRLAGVKKIYEITDGELEPTVLKILEDREVGILVMHGDDLNKLPEILRNTINESVEPTVVTLGGSGQSSNLREKIKQSVGVDLWK; encoded by the coding sequence ATGGAATTGGCAGTAGTCGGACAAGGTGAGTTTGTAACTGGATTCAGACTTGCTGGCGTGAAAAAAATTTATGAAATTACCGATGGCGAACTTGAACCTACTGTGCTCAAGATACTTGAAGACCGGGAAGTCGGTATTCTGGTTATGCACGGTGATGATCTTAATAAACTACCGGAGATTTTGAGAAACACTATCAATGAATCTGTTGAACCAACTGTGGTGACTCTCGGAGGTAGTGGTCAGAGTTCGAACTTAAGGGAAAAAATAAAACAATCGGTAGGTGTTGATCTGTGGAAATGA